The sequence below is a genomic window from Colletotrichum destructivum chromosome 4, complete sequence.
CAAATTTTCTCGTCTATCGGTTTCCTGCCGGTCAACTAGAAAACTAGACTAAACTTAAGTAGCTTTCAATCGTCTTTTTACAGTACAAAAAGTCAACTATCTTCCGTGTTGACTACACCACACTCTAACCACTTCTCAGTGTTGGTACCGGTTGTCGGGTCTACCATAGCACCGTCCACTCTTTCGGAGCAACTTTGAATACAAAGTTTGAGCACTGCCACTTGAACCCATTACACTTCAAGTCTCCATCGACAGTTCTCGTGCCAACTCTTCCTCCGTAGGCTTCCTGCCGTAGACCGAGTATCTGGGGTGCATCAGTATGAGGCTGCTCGCAGAGCTTCGGATGCCTTTGTGCCGAGACTCACAGAGGGTAGTAGGCGTGAATGCTCCtgtccttgagctccttgcGGCACTGTGCCATGGCAATAATCACTTCAGCCGCCTTCCAGCCGTGTGCCCTGGTGAGCATCGTCATGCAGAGCCCCTCCCAACCAGACACCGCGTTGTCATGGCTCCACATGCCGATTTCCTTGTATCTCTGCTCCTTTGGCCAGTCGTTGGTGGGCCACTTGTACTGCATGAGCCTCACGTCCACGAAACCGGCGTCGATCAAGACATTCTTCAGCTCCTTCATGTCCTTGGCTGGCCGCCCAAACTTTTCGGATGCCTCCTGAACCAGTCTGGCTGTCCGGAGAAGCATGGAGTCTTCTTTTAGAGTACCGTCGTCACACTCGGGCTTGATATTGCATTCGTTCATTTCGACCCAGCCGCCCGGGTTTAGGTTGCTATAGGGCTTCCGTTAGCTGTCAGTCATCATCAGGAGGTACCTGGGTTGATCATGACGCAGAAAGTGACGTGTGTCAGCTGTCGAAATGTCCACACTTACTCAAAGCACTTCTTGGCGTAAACGTCCCAATCGTTGACAGATCCGTTCATCATCTGGCTATGGATGTAGTCGAAGGGCCGCGAGTATATCCAAGGCTCCTCGAGATCGTCAACCTCGAATCTTACGTTGAGCGGCGTGCTGAGCGCTTGTCTTTTTAGCATTGTTTCTCAAAACAGGGATGTGCACGGAGTCATAGAGCGACTGACTACTCCGGGAAGTTGGGCGAGAGATCAAAGCCGAGAACTTCGCTCTCTGGGTGCTCGTCGGCAAAGTCAATGGCCCAGATACCCgtcccggcgccgacgtccaAGACCCTTCCGACCTTGGCGCCTGGGTTATTGGGGGGAGCGTTACCGAGCCTGTCATTGAAGGTGAGTAGGATAAGATTGTGCTGTAGGTCTTGGGGTCCTTTGGTCAGTCGTGAGTGAGGTCGTCAAGCGCAAGATCTGCTTACCAAGTCGGtcgttctctctctcatcatTGGGGAGCTTGTATTCTGCGCAGCGACTCGGTCAGCACGTTCCTGGGATATCCACGCCGGTCGAAAGCCTCTACTTACTGCCTTCTTTGTACGCGTGGTACGTCCTTCCATTCTCCTGCCTGTACTCAAATACTGATGCCGCTGCACTCTTGCTGGAAGAAGCTGGACCCTATGCGCTTTGATGAGTACACAAATCTGTTCAAGATGTAACGGTTATCCTCACGAATGCTGGATCAGACGAATAACCGCCAGCCCCAATGGAATGTTCAAAATCAAACCGGTAATCCCAAGATACTGTATTGTCTGCAGTAATTTCGACCTCATGATCAATGACAGTCTTGGGGGCAGAATCGAGGCCACGGAACATCTCGGGAGGATGTGCTTGGCTTGGTTGTCGGACTTTGCTGCTATTTAATATCGGCTATGATGTGCTGGGACAACTTTCTGCATGAGTTCAGGAACGAGTGGTTAGCTAAGACATTCACCTCTTCGTTGGGGGGACCTGAAATCCTTCCCCTCTCCTTGGCCGTTCGTCATGCACGTTGGTTCCAACGGCGTTGTTGTGCCCACACGGCGGAGATGGCTGCCCAAATGAGCACCATTTCAACGCATTGGGACAAGACAACCGGGCAACGACAGGCTCTTTTCCTGCGCGGACAAGGGTGTGTGGCCAACCATTCTCAATCATTCGGGCATAATTTCACAGATCATGTGCGCTGTTGGCTGAAACCCTGAACACCTTGTCTGTTGACGTCGCCTTCAGCCAATCACCAGTGGTGTGAATGGCTAGGCGGTTGGCTGATTCTATCCATCGTAGGGAGCCCATGTTGCTCATTCTGGTTTTCTTTTGTCTCGAAAGTTCATATATGTTGTGTTGAAAAGTGGCAGGTTGTTGAAGCCTGCCATTCATTTTATGTATGCTACGAGCTTTCCAGCCAAGGGCCGAGTCCACATTCGTTGCTTAGAATGGTCAACaaaagaaaagcaagaagaaagagaaagag
It includes:
- a CDS encoding Putative S-adenosyl-L-methionine-dependent methyltransferase superfamily → MFRGLDSAPKTVIDHEVEITADNTVSWDYRFDFEHSIGAGGYSSDPAFGPASSSKSAAASVFEYRQENGRTYHAYKEGKYKLPNDERENDRLDLQHNLILLTFNDRLGNAPPNNPGAKVGRVLDVGAGTGIWAIDFADEHPESEVLGFDLSPNFPEYTPLNVRFEVDDLEEPWIYSRPFDYIHSQMMNGSVNDWDVYAKKCFDNLNPGGWVEMNECNIKPECDDGTLKEDSMLLRTARLVQEASEKFGRPAKDMKELKNVLIDAGFVDVRLMQYKWPTNDWPKEQRYKEIGMWSHDNAVSGWEGLCMTMLTRAHGWKAAEVIIAMAQCRKELKDRSIHAYYPLYSVYGRKPTEEELARELSMET